One part of the Rattus rattus isolate New Zealand chromosome 14, Rrattus_CSIRO_v1, whole genome shotgun sequence genome encodes these proteins:
- the LOC116883415 gene encoding histone H2B type 1-A has protein sequence MPEVSAKGTTISKKGFKKAVTKTQKKEGRKRKRCRKESYSIYIYKVLKQVHPDTGISSKAMSIMNSFVTDIFERIAGEASRLAHYNKRSTITSREIQTAVRLLLPGELAKHAVSEGTKAVTKYTSSK, from the coding sequence ATGCCGGAGGTGTCGGCAAAGGGGACTACTATTTCCAAGAAAGGGTTCAAGAAAGCAGTCACCAAGACCCAGAAGAAGGAGGGCCGGAAACGTAAGAGATGCCGCAAGGAGAGTTACTCCATCTACATTTATAAGGTGCTGAAGCAAGTGCACCCGGACACCGGCATCTCTTCCAAGGCCATGAGCATCATGAACTCCTTCGTGACGGACATCTTCGAGCGCATCGCGGGCGAGGCGTCGCGCCTGGCGCATTACAACAAGCGCTCGACCATCACGTCCCGGGAGATCCAGACGGCTGTCCGCCTGCTGCTGCCCGGGGAGCTGGCCAAGCACGCTGTGTCCGAGGGCACCAAGGCGGTCACCAAGTACACCAGCTCCAAGTGA
- the LOC116883414 gene encoding histone H2A type 4: MSGRAKQGGKARAKAKSRSFRAGLQFPVGRVHRLLRQGNYAERIGAGTPVYLAAVLEYLTAEILELAGNAARDNKKTRIIPRHLQLAIRNDEELNKLLGRVTIAQGGVLPNIQAVLLPKKTESHHKSQTK; encoded by the coding sequence ATGTCTGGCCGTGCAAAGCAGGGTGGCAAGGCTCGTGCCAAGGCCAAGTCCCGCTCTTTCAGAGCAGGTTTGCAGTTTCCTGTGGGACGTGTGCACCGGCTCCTTCGCCAAGGGAACTACGCAGAGCGAATTGGGGCTGGCACACCAGTGTACCTGGCGGCCGTGCTGGAGTACCTGACGGCTGAGATCCTGGAGCTGGCGGGCAACGCGGCGAGGGACAACAAGAAGACGCGCATCATCCCGCGCCACCTGCAGCTGGCCATCCGCAACGACGAGGAGCTCAACAAGCTGCTAGGCCGCGTGACCATCGCGCAGGGCGGCGTCCTGCCCAACATCCAGGCCgtgctgctgcccaagaagaccGAGAGCCACCACAAGTCCCAGACCAAGTGA